The following coding sequences are from one Lysinibacillus sp. FSL W8-0992 window:
- a CDS encoding DNA-directed RNA polymerase subunit beta produces MTNDSRRRSVPTQKTDTPPEEKGRRSNGEQREVRWVQIRLIPIWLRVVLVIVLIIVAAILGTMVGYSVIGQGKAMDVFNLETWRHIFDIMNGKE; encoded by the coding sequence ATGACAAACGATTCACGTCGACGTTCTGTGCCGACACAAAAAACCGATACGCCACCAGAAGAGAAGGGACGTCGCTCAAATGGAGAGCAACGCGAGGTTCGATGGGTGCAAATACGGCTGATTCCGATTTGGTTACGTGTTGTACTTGTTATTGTTTTAATCATTGTTGCTGCTATTTTAGGTACGATGGTCGGCTACAGTGTGATTGGTCAAGGAAAAGCAATGGATGTCTTTAATTTAGAAACATGGCGGCATATATTTGACATAATGAATGGTAAAGAATAA
- a CDS encoding transcriptional regulator translates to MMQVQYMKPFYTKISGDKLRLVFAYQYFSILKENEIFHFIPIEGKEMIINLHTQQIENLSEVFVFQKGNRFIRLPLYQLLLITNVHEHLTPILESATPKPQLPLVSSATVGEIDQLITEIEQRNIDYLIDQALLDYNEALFFELLHQKSTQFGG, encoded by the coding sequence ATGATGCAGGTTCAGTACATGAAGCCGTTCTACACGAAAATTTCTGGAGATAAATTGCGTCTCGTATTTGCTTATCAATATTTCTCAATATTAAAAGAGAATGAGATTTTTCATTTCATTCCAATTGAAGGGAAAGAAATGATTATCAACTTGCATACACAACAAATCGAAAATTTATCTGAGGTATTTGTTTTCCAAAAAGGGAATCGTTTTATTCGATTACCACTTTATCAACTATTACTCATTACAAATGTTCATGAACATTTAACGCCAATTCTTGAAAGCGCTACACCAAAGCCACAGTTACCCCTTGTCTCTTCCGCAACTGTTGGTGAGATAGATCAGCTTATTACAGAAATTGAGCAAAGAAATATTGATTATTTAATAGATCAAGCGTTATTAGATTACAATGAAGCGCTCTTTTTTGAGCTATTACATCAAAAGAGCACACAATTCGGAGGTTAA
- a CDS encoding flagellar hook-basal body protein — protein sequence MLRTMITATNTMGQLQNKLDTISNNIANSGTHGYKTQQATFNELMYQQFNTDKQDPTVRQSPVGIRYGSGAMLGQVQTNHKQGSLQTTDRDLDFAFTKPKQYFNILMPDGENGTKTVYTRQGDFYLSPLNNGTVMLVNTDGYPVADANGQPITLPDNVKGFAVRDGGSLEATYPNGDIIRTDLAVTEFQKPQLMEHVSGTYLGLPNNLAELGFTQAEVVTDLQGANRQQIGMQNGTLELSNVNLSKEMTDLIETQRAYQFNARAVTLADQMLGLINGIR from the coding sequence ATGCTACGAACAATGATTACGGCAACGAATACAATGGGCCAATTGCAAAATAAACTAGATACAATTAGTAATAACATCGCTAATAGTGGTACGCATGGCTATAAGACTCAGCAAGCTACTTTCAATGAACTAATGTATCAGCAATTTAATACTGATAAACAGGACCCTACTGTGCGCCAATCACCAGTAGGTATACGCTATGGCTCTGGCGCAATGCTTGGCCAAGTTCAAACGAATCATAAGCAAGGTTCCCTTCAAACAACAGATCGTGACCTTGATTTTGCTTTTACAAAGCCAAAACAATATTTCAACATTTTAATGCCAGATGGTGAAAATGGTACAAAAACAGTGTATACTCGTCAAGGTGACTTTTATTTATCACCTTTAAATAATGGGACGGTAATGCTTGTTAATACAGATGGCTATCCAGTAGCTGATGCAAATGGACAGCCTATAACATTACCTGATAACGTAAAAGGATTCGCTGTTCGCGATGGAGGCTCGTTAGAAGCAACATATCCAAATGGAGATATTATTCGGACGGATTTAGCTGTAACAGAATTCCAAAAGCCACAGCTAATGGAGCATGTATCTGGCACATATTTAGGCTTACCAAATAACTTAGCAGAGCTAGGATTTACACAAGCTGAAGTTGTAACAGATTTACAAGGCGCAAATCGTCAGCAAATCGGCATGCAAAATGGTACACTCGAATTATCGAATGTAAACTTGTCGAAGGAAATGACAGATTTAATTGAAACACAACGTGCTTATCAATTTAATGCAAGAGCCGTAACACTAGCTGACCAAATGCTAGGGCTAATTAATGGCATAAGATAA
- a CDS encoding nucleotide sugar dehydrogenase, translated as MTKSICVVGLGYIGLPTAVMFANHGIKVHGVDVNPAAVKSIQEKKLHIEENGLQERLNKAVDEGFLTASTTPQEADVFIVAVPSPINPDNTANLEYVRQATASIVPYVKKGNLVILESTVPPKTVEHVMLPELIKANLEFGIDLFVAHSPERVIPGRIFEELVNNDRIVGGIDEKSSQMTKELYQTFVNGTIHLTDATTAELVKVMENTYRDVNIAFANELAKMAEKLDVNIWEAIKFANYHPRVNVHFPGPGVGGHCIAVDPWFLVELGGEQAQIIHMSRNTNDSMPRFTAQKTQAILNENKIAGGKVAVLGLAFKGNVDDMRESPSTIVIDELQNLGLEVISYDPHIKENKHATQTQSLEEATKDADIIVVLTDHNEFKAYNAADITVKTKIVFDTKNCLNREKWQEAGFQFHLLGDAKNR; from the coding sequence ATGACGAAATCAATTTGTGTCGTTGGACTTGGCTATATCGGATTACCAACGGCTGTAATGTTTGCCAACCACGGCATAAAAGTACATGGGGTTGACGTAAACCCAGCAGCAGTAAAAAGTATTCAAGAGAAAAAACTTCATATTGAAGAAAATGGTTTACAAGAACGCCTAAATAAAGCAGTAGATGAAGGATTCTTAACAGCGTCAACGACACCACAAGAAGCAGATGTTTTCATTGTGGCAGTACCATCGCCAATTAACCCTGACAATACAGCGAATTTAGAATATGTACGTCAAGCAACGGCATCAATTGTGCCTTATGTGAAAAAAGGAAATTTAGTAATTCTTGAATCAACAGTACCACCGAAAACAGTAGAGCACGTTATGCTACCTGAGCTAATCAAAGCAAACCTAGAGTTCGGCATTGATTTATTTGTAGCACATTCACCAGAGCGCGTAATTCCTGGTCGTATTTTTGAAGAATTAGTGAACAACGACCGTATCGTTGGTGGGATTGATGAAAAATCATCTCAAATGACAAAAGAGCTTTACCAAACATTTGTAAATGGCACAATCCATTTAACTGATGCAACAACAGCTGAATTAGTAAAAGTTATGGAAAACACATACCGTGATGTCAATATTGCTTTTGCCAATGAGCTTGCAAAAATGGCTGAAAAATTAGACGTAAACATTTGGGAAGCAATTAAATTTGCTAACTATCACCCACGTGTGAATGTACACTTCCCAGGTCCTGGTGTAGGTGGACACTGTATCGCAGTAGACCCATGGTTCCTAGTTGAGCTAGGTGGCGAGCAAGCACAAATTATTCATATGTCACGTAATACAAATGACAGCATGCCAAGATTTACAGCACAAAAAACACAAGCGATTTTAAATGAAAACAAAATCGCAGGTGGCAAAGTAGCAGTGCTTGGACTAGCCTTCAAAGGAAACGTTGATGATATGCGTGAAAGCCCATCAACAATCGTTATTGATGAGCTACAAAATTTAGGCTTAGAAGTGATTTCTTATGATCCACACATTAAAGAAAACAAACATGCAACACAAACACAAAGCTTAGAAGAAGCAACAAAAGATGCTGACATCATCGTTGTGTTAACAGATCACAATGAGTTTAAAGCATATAACGCTGCGGATATTACTGTAAAAACAAAAATCGTCTTTGATACGAAAAACTGCTTAAACCGTGAAAAATGGCAAGAGGCTGGCTTCCAGTTCCACTTACTAGGGGATGCGAAAAACCGATGA
- a CDS encoding NERD domain-containing protein yields MNFVIRKKPLKLLWLEALLKRLRERDPEASYFIEQFRRLDAGFAGEQRVDKEWYEIICPNTFFVLHNIVLANAAKHSHQLDTLFICNHFMLVVEIKNISGKLDFDGLTYQCTRTKPDGTVKGFPNAITQIQRHIQFIKIISKNYSLPIEGAVIFSNPSAIIENHPNTVPIFHVSGLQSHIQSLYKKYSKPILTDEQLTRFVQLIRTQHQPQELLTRLDSSRFRHGVLCPKCKYKNQMFYYRGIWKCSVCHHTSKEIFAEALQDYQLLVNRTITNSQLRKFFGIESSDAANRLLRKFNFPSIGTTKNRVYHLPENLTDYMKQFF; encoded by the coding sequence ATGAATTTTGTCATTCGTAAGAAACCGTTAAAATTATTATGGCTCGAAGCTTTATTGAAACGGTTACGGGAGCGAGATCCTGAGGCTAGCTATTTTATTGAACAATTTCGGAGGCTCGATGCTGGTTTCGCCGGTGAACAAAGAGTCGATAAAGAATGGTATGAAATAATATGTCCAAATACTTTTTTTGTATTGCATAATATTGTGCTTGCGAATGCAGCTAAGCATTCTCATCAACTCGATACACTCTTTATTTGTAATCATTTCATGTTAGTTGTGGAAATAAAGAATATAAGTGGAAAGCTAGATTTCGATGGCCTTACATATCAATGCACTCGGACAAAACCTGATGGAACAGTTAAAGGCTTTCCAAATGCTATTACTCAAATCCAACGGCATATTCAATTCATTAAAATTATATCTAAAAATTATTCTCTCCCTATAGAAGGCGCAGTTATTTTTTCTAATCCATCCGCTATCATTGAAAATCATCCGAATACAGTTCCTATTTTCCATGTATCCGGACTGCAGAGTCATATTCAAAGTCTTTATAAAAAATACTCCAAACCAATATTAACGGATGAACAACTAACCCGTTTTGTGCAACTAATTCGAACTCAACATCAACCACAAGAATTATTAACTCGCTTAGATTCCTCGCGCTTCCGCCATGGAGTACTTTGTCCAAAATGCAAATACAAAAATCAAATGTTTTATTATCGAGGCATTTGGAAATGTTCTGTATGCCACCACACAAGCAAGGAGATATTTGCAGAAGCACTACAGGATTATCAATTGCTTGTGAATCGGACTATAACCAATAGTCAATTGCGCAAATTCTTCGGCATTGAATCAAGTGATGCAGCAAATCGCTTATTGCGAAAATTTAATTTTCCTAGTATCGGTACGACTAAAAATCGCGTTTACCATCTCCCTGAAAATTTAACAGATTATATGAAGCAGTTCTTTTGA
- a CDS encoding YwpF family protein → MKTFKMLSFDLVTQEGMQAFPLVDGIIINQENSHQSWILELFIDRQYRPIFDELLANATVFNVRAVISFPDNEPAPFRVVVHTVQEIGEHISVLLKGTLKIKRSKYAEQLLADLLTEGVSQVELLDRFSKGMKERPKLKND, encoded by the coding sequence ATGAAAACATTTAAAATGCTTTCCTTTGACCTTGTCACTCAAGAGGGCATGCAAGCATTTCCTTTAGTCGATGGCATTATTATTAACCAGGAAAACAGCCATCAATCGTGGATTCTTGAACTGTTTATCGATCGACAATATCGACCGATTTTTGATGAGTTATTAGCGAATGCTACAGTATTTAATGTGCGAGCAGTTATTTCATTTCCAGATAATGAACCAGCGCCATTTCGAGTTGTCGTTCATACTGTGCAAGAAATTGGCGAGCATATCTCTGTGCTATTAAAAGGTACTTTAAAAATTAAGCGTTCAAAATACGCTGAACAATTACTCGCTGATCTCCTAACAGAGGGTGTTTCGCAAGTAGAGTTACTAGACCGCTTCTCAAAAGGTATGAAAGAACGACCAAAACTTAAAAATGATTAA
- a CDS encoding single-stranded DNA-binding protein produces the protein MNQVGLVGRLTKDPVLRQLSRNRVQSHFSLAINRNYKNSRGEVETDFILCTVWGKLAEHIVRFCGKGSLIGINGRIQSRSFMNEESTKIYITEVVVEDVRFYRLKPPDSDGSKVPPSSSVNQEILKDFVLPEKELQLPVV, from the coding sequence ATGAACCAAGTCGGACTGGTTGGAAGACTTACGAAGGATCCTGTGTTAAGGCAACTATCTAGAAATCGAGTGCAATCTCATTTTTCCCTCGCCATTAATCGCAATTACAAAAACAGTCGTGGGGAAGTAGAAACTGACTTTATACTTTGTACAGTATGGGGAAAGCTGGCAGAGCATATCGTTAGATTTTGCGGAAAAGGCTCATTGATTGGGATTAATGGCCGCATTCAGTCCAGATCATTTATGAATGAAGAAAGCACAAAAATTTATATTACTGAAGTGGTTGTAGAAGATGTCCGCTTTTATAGGCTGAAGCCGCCAGATAGTGACGGGAGCAAAGTACCACCATCTTCATCCGTCAATCAGGAGATTCTTAAGGATTTTGTATTACCAGAGAAAGAGTTGCAATTACCAGTAGTATAA
- a CDS encoding flagellin N-terminal helical domain-containing protein produces MLGKWSATGMSILNNMNNHYSAMSKAMLRISSGYRINSAADDPAGLAISEKMRAQIRGLNMASKNIQDGISLVQTAEGALNETHAMIQRMRELAVEASNDTLTDSDRQQLDKEFQELKKEIQRLSKDTEFNTKTLLNGDYSTNGLKIQAGANAGQSIELFINDMGAGALGLDDTTSIATRDDANKAISTMDEALKRVSSERSRLGAYQNRLEHAYNANMNTAENLTAAESRIRDADIAKEMMNMVKSQILLQASQYVLALHMQQAQSILKLLESGTIRNPRY; encoded by the coding sequence ATGCTAGGAAAGTGGTCTGCTACGGGAATGTCGATATTAAATAATATGAATAACCATTATAGTGCAATGAGCAAGGCGATGTTGCGAATTTCTTCGGGCTATCGCATTAATAGTGCAGCCGATGATCCGGCGGGTCTTGCGATATCTGAAAAGATGCGCGCCCAAATCCGTGGATTGAATATGGCATCGAAAAATATTCAAGATGGAATTTCACTTGTGCAAACAGCTGAAGGTGCGCTTAATGAAACGCATGCAATGATACAAAGAATGCGAGAGCTAGCAGTAGAAGCGTCCAATGATACACTAACCGATAGTGATCGTCAGCAACTCGATAAGGAATTTCAAGAGCTAAAAAAAGAAATTCAGCGCCTTTCAAAAGATACTGAGTTTAATACGAAAACATTACTGAATGGTGATTATTCGACGAATGGTCTCAAAATTCAAGCAGGTGCAAATGCGGGGCAAAGCATTGAGTTGTTCATTAATGATATGGGAGCTGGGGCACTCGGTTTAGATGACACTACTTCTATTGCAACACGCGATGATGCAAACAAGGCAATTTCAACGATGGACGAGGCATTAAAGCGAGTATCATCTGAGCGTTCGCGTCTAGGTGCATATCAAAATCGACTAGAACATGCATATAATGCGAATATGAATACAGCAGAAAACTTAACCGCTGCGGAATCACGAATTCGCGATGCTGATATTGCGAAGGAAATGATGAATATGGTGAAATCACAAATTTTGCTACAAGCCAGCCAATATGTACTGGCACTTCACATGCAACAGGCACAATCAATTTTAAAATTGCTAGAAAGCGGAACAATAAGGAATCCCAGATACTAA
- a CDS encoding WecB/TagA/CpsF family glycosyltransferase, translating into MKETVLGINVNTEGYDELMDMAFERIENKQKALVVAINPEKIIKAKEDPALKKLLNEAEFQIPDGIGVILASKIQKGQIRERVTGVDMMMKLCEEAAKRSKPIFLYGGKPGVADAAKAKLESLFPSIKIVGVQDGYEKDEQKVIDRINEAQPDLLFVAMGSPKQENWINTNRDRLHPTIYQGVGGSFDVLAGTVKRAPEIFQKFGLEWFYRLMKEPKRIKRQIALPLFLLEVARQKRQ; encoded by the coding sequence ATGAAAGAAACAGTACTTGGCATCAACGTCAATACGGAAGGCTACGATGAATTAATGGATATGGCATTTGAGCGCATTGAAAACAAACAAAAAGCGCTCGTCGTTGCCATCAATCCAGAAAAAATTATCAAGGCAAAAGAAGACCCAGCACTAAAGAAGCTATTAAATGAAGCAGAATTTCAAATTCCAGATGGTATTGGTGTCATTCTTGCTTCGAAAATTCAAAAAGGGCAAATACGTGAACGTGTTACAGGCGTCGATATGATGATGAAGCTTTGTGAAGAAGCGGCAAAAAGAAGCAAGCCAATTTTCCTTTATGGAGGCAAACCTGGTGTTGCCGATGCTGCAAAAGCAAAGCTAGAATCACTATTTCCTTCTATTAAAATAGTTGGCGTACAGGACGGCTATGAAAAGGACGAACAAAAGGTCATCGATCGTATTAATGAAGCACAACCGGATTTACTATTTGTCGCGATGGGCAGTCCAAAACAGGAAAATTGGATTAACACTAATCGAGACCGATTGCACCCAACGATTTATCAAGGTGTTGGTGGATCGTTCGATGTGCTGGCAGGTACAGTAAAACGTGCTCCGGAAATTTTCCAAAAGTTTGGTCTTGAATGGTTTTACCGATTAATGAAAGAACCTAAGCGCATCAAGCGTCAGATCGCACTACCACTTTTCTTATTGGAAGTGGCAAGGCAAAAACGTCAATAA
- the fabZ gene encoding 3-hydroxyacyl-ACP dehydratase FabZ gives MLTAEQIQAILPHRYPFLFVDRIVELEEGKRAVGFKNVSINEDFFNGHFPGYPVMPGVLIVEALAQVGGVALLKSEQYQGRLVFLTGIDNARFKRQVVPGDQLRLEVEFIKLRGSMGKGHGIATVDGELVCEADILFAIGPEQPKQP, from the coding sequence ATGTTAACAGCAGAACAAATTCAAGCAATTTTACCACACCGTTATCCTTTTTTATTCGTAGATCGTATTGTGGAATTAGAGGAAGGCAAGCGTGCGGTAGGTTTCAAAAATGTATCAATTAATGAGGATTTCTTTAATGGACATTTTCCAGGATATCCAGTTATGCCAGGTGTTCTAATTGTTGAAGCATTAGCACAAGTTGGTGGTGTAGCCTTATTAAAATCTGAGCAATATCAAGGACGTTTAGTGTTTTTAACGGGCATTGATAATGCACGCTTTAAGCGTCAAGTAGTACCAGGCGATCAGCTTCGATTAGAAGTGGAATTCATTAAATTGCGCGGTTCTATGGGTAAAGGACACGGAATTGCGACTGTTGATGGCGAGCTTGTTTGTGAGGCAGATATTTTATTTGCAATAGGGCCAGAACAACCAAAACAGCCTTAA
- a CDS encoding DEAD/DEAH box helicase, whose protein sequence is MMTLNAPSPFTKRLQLRIESAQNGNYTVQGFTASGTAIEVETLISSLFFTYEANTYGLMTNRTELSIDISTAELLDIFSSRYSHPFIHWQGINAESSTMIEQAQKLQQYWQEPSLWSHAVIADDFSSLSFSIEGEDTELLEIAVQQKLAHAGLLVSDVPKLLPFFERGGWPLEQDRQAGAVTVSLRLSEPEEDSEVWLLETVLSTVSTKNYWTPAVRKKLLPLADALPTKWQAFALDIKQQQTQIVELLSIEDLQPDVFIHVTLDDLEVRKFLREDLARLQALGFDVVLPAWLKDLKQSKIRVRVSTGNISTKKVAGLDDILTFKWQFSMNGESISAEQFKKLVDEKREFIRIGTEWFRVDANWMQEMRALMQQAEDESWTVRELLFRELPEDLSVPEEEEDADDAMRDDPLFAFELQQSLKSYMEQLQEKKGLPPVPVPLSLNASLRPYQQEGFEWLIFMREQGFGACLADDMGLGKTVQLICYLLHVYETTDAKEPTIIICPTSVLGNWQKELARFAPSLVVHTHYQANRTKEDAFVRLIEQEKPHVILSTYGTVSQDAEFLQEINWATVVLDEAQNIKNMQTLQSRSIRKLHGSHHIALTGTPVENRLSELWAIFDFIHKGYLGSFGRFNEEFILPIERDESESHKQKLRAKIQPFLLRRTKRDPNLQLNLPDKQESHAYCALTAEQASLYEGYILETLDQLEQLTGFQKKGRVLKMLSKLKQLCNHPALYLKEPFEDASTMLTRSVKLERIVNMAAEIVDNGEQCLIFTQYIGMGQLLQHCFSEIYNVDAPFLTGAMPKQQRDRLVEAFQAGEFPIFILSLKAGGTGLNLTAANHVLHADRWWNPAVENQATDRAYRIGQTQFVQVHKFVTIGTIEEKIDKMLAQKSALSEELIQSSQWLTELDDDELRDLMSLDYNLS, encoded by the coding sequence ATGATGACATTAAATGCTCCCTCTCCGTTTACGAAAAGACTACAGCTACGCATTGAATCAGCTCAGAATGGCAATTATACGGTGCAGGGCTTTACTGCAAGTGGTACCGCAATAGAGGTAGAGACACTTATTTCTTCATTATTTTTCACCTATGAGGCAAATACTTATGGCTTAATGACCAATCGTACAGAGCTTTCCATCGATATTTCTACTGCCGAATTACTCGATATCTTTTCTTCGCGCTACAGTCACCCATTTATCCATTGGCAAGGGATTAATGCTGAAAGTAGTACGATGATAGAACAAGCACAAAAATTACAGCAATACTGGCAGGAACCTTCACTTTGGTCCCATGCAGTAATTGCAGATGATTTTTCTTCACTGTCATTTTCTATAGAAGGTGAAGATACAGAATTACTTGAAATAGCCGTGCAACAAAAACTCGCTCACGCTGGATTACTTGTGTCTGATGTGCCTAAGCTACTCCCATTTTTCGAACGTGGTGGCTGGCCACTAGAGCAGGATCGCCAAGCTGGCGCTGTTACTGTTTCTCTACGTTTAAGTGAGCCTGAGGAAGATTCGGAAGTTTGGCTTTTGGAAACTGTTTTAAGTACTGTTTCAACAAAAAATTACTGGACACCCGCTGTTCGTAAAAAATTATTACCATTAGCAGATGCATTACCGACTAAATGGCAAGCATTTGCGCTTGATATTAAACAACAACAAACACAGATTGTAGAGCTGCTATCAATTGAAGATTTACAACCTGATGTCTTTATTCATGTTACGCTAGACGATTTAGAAGTTCGCAAATTTTTACGTGAAGACTTAGCACGGTTACAGGCACTCGGTTTTGATGTTGTGCTACCAGCGTGGCTAAAAGATTTAAAACAATCAAAAATTCGCGTACGTGTTAGTACAGGAAATATATCAACGAAAAAAGTTGCTGGGCTTGATGATATTTTGACGTTTAAATGGCAATTTTCAATGAATGGTGAATCGATATCAGCCGAGCAATTTAAAAAGCTTGTCGATGAAAAACGAGAATTCATTCGCATTGGTACAGAATGGTTCCGAGTGGATGCCAATTGGATGCAAGAAATGCGTGCTTTAATGCAACAGGCTGAAGATGAAAGTTGGACTGTTCGTGAGCTTTTATTCCGCGAGCTACCTGAAGATTTATCTGTGCCTGAGGAAGAAGAAGATGCCGATGATGCAATGCGTGACGATCCACTTTTCGCCTTTGAGTTACAGCAATCTTTAAAATCTTATATGGAGCAGCTTCAGGAAAAGAAAGGTCTTCCACCAGTACCAGTGCCCCTTTCATTAAATGCTAGCTTACGTCCCTATCAGCAAGAAGGATTTGAATGGCTTATCTTTATGCGCGAACAAGGTTTTGGAGCCTGTCTAGCTGATGACATGGGACTTGGCAAAACCGTGCAGCTTATTTGTTATTTACTGCATGTCTATGAAACAACGGATGCCAAAGAGCCAACCATTATTATTTGTCCGACTTCAGTACTTGGTAACTGGCAAAAAGAGCTTGCCCGCTTTGCTCCATCGTTGGTCGTGCATACGCATTATCAAGCAAATCGAACGAAAGAAGATGCATTTGTAAGACTTATCGAACAAGAAAAACCGCATGTTATTTTATCTACTTATGGTACAGTGTCACAGGATGCAGAATTTTTACAAGAAATTAATTGGGCAACTGTTGTACTAGACGAGGCACAAAATATAAAAAATATGCAGACATTACAATCTCGTTCGATACGAAAATTACATGGTAGCCACCATATAGCTCTAACAGGGACACCTGTTGAAAATCGATTATCGGAGCTTTGGGCTATTTTTGATTTTATTCATAAAGGTTATTTAGGAAGCTTTGGACGCTTTAACGAAGAATTTATATTACCTATTGAACGCGATGAATCAGAGTCACATAAGCAAAAGCTACGTGCGAAAATTCAACCGTTTTTACTTCGTCGTACAAAGCGAGATCCGAATTTACAGCTTAATTTACCTGATAAGCAAGAGTCACATGCCTATTGTGCATTAACCGCAGAACAAGCATCACTGTATGAAGGTTATATTTTAGAAACGCTTGATCAGCTAGAGCAACTAACAGGCTTTCAAAAGAAAGGCCGTGTTTTAAAGATGCTTAGTAAATTAAAGCAATTATGTAATCACCCTGCACTTTATTTAAAGGAACCTTTCGAGGATGCTTCAACGATGCTTACACGTTCCGTCAAGCTAGAGCGTATTGTAAACATGGCAGCGGAAATCGTGGACAATGGTGAACAATGTCTTATTTTCACACAATATATTGGAATGGGACAATTACTACAGCATTGTTTCAGCGAAATTTATAATGTTGATGCACCATTTTTAACCGGTGCTATGCCTAAACAGCAACGTGACCGTTTAGTAGAGGCTTTTCAAGCAGGTGAATTCCCTATATTCATTCTCTCATTAAAGGCAGGAGGAACAGGGTTAAACTTAACTGCTGCAAACCATGTATTGCATGCCGATCGTTGGTGGAACCCTGCTGTTGAAAATCAAGCAACAGACCGTGCCTACCGAATTGGGCAAACACAATTTGTGCAGGTGCATAAGTTTGTGACCATAGGGACCATTGAGGAAAAAATTGATAAAATGCTGGCACAGAAATCTGCATTATCAGAGGAACTCATTCAATCGAGCCAGTGGTTAACAGAGCTAGATGATGATGAACTTCGTGATCTAATGTCACTGGATTATAATTTATCTTAA
- a CDS encoding nuclease-related domain-containing protein, translated as MIVKPFAPSSLTLGLQALVRRLHPSHPQLTLLQQELKNKEAGDFAEHYILKELEKLPQLSDCHIFHNVMLPTVLPMQIDILVITSSGVIILEIKNIRGTVHFKNDPRQLIRTLDTGEIQVFTHPEIQLEQYIQAMHHVLNKHDIMIPIYGAIVFPFNNVEIHREGQGLPILMGRELPMYLHKLLAGNCYD; from the coding sequence TTGATTGTTAAACCTTTTGCACCATCATCGCTGACATTGGGATTGCAAGCGCTTGTTCGACGATTGCATCCTTCACATCCACAGTTAACACTCTTACAACAGGAGCTGAAAAATAAGGAAGCGGGCGATTTTGCAGAACATTATATTTTGAAAGAGCTAGAAAAGTTACCACAGCTCAGTGACTGTCACATCTTCCACAATGTTATGCTTCCTACGGTACTCCCCATGCAAATCGACATTTTAGTCATTACATCAAGCGGTGTTATTATATTAGAAATTAAAAATATACGTGGTACTGTTCATTTCAAAAATGACCCGCGCCAGTTAATTCGTACTTTAGATACAGGAGAAATTCAAGTTTTTACGCATCCTGAAATTCAACTGGAACAGTATATTCAGGCAATGCACCATGTTCTTAACAAGCATGATATTATGATACCGATATATGGAGCAATTGTTTTTCCTTTTAATAATGTAGAAATACATCGTGAGGGTCAAGGGCTGCCAATATTAATGGGAAGAGAACTCCCAATGTATTTGCATAAGTTATTAGCAGGGAATTGCTACGACTGA